In the Neofelis nebulosa isolate mNeoNeb1 chromosome 11, mNeoNeb1.pri, whole genome shotgun sequence genome, one interval contains:
- the CHST9 gene encoding carbohydrate sulfotransferase 9 isoform X5: MTREQIRGHITNQNLKFHITEDPKGKKENLLLNSERPMRVLTKTSHSQGEDRVLGKTTGPPTIKLIAKHQGTRTVFKKFSEMKWPLDIHPLNKSLIKDNKWKETDVAQEKRRSFLQESCKKYGGVSRPQSHLFHMVSRIYVEDKHKILYCEVPKAGCSNWKRILMVLSGLASSAYNISHDAVHYGKHLKKLDSFDLKGIYTRLNTYTKAVFVRDPMERLVSAFRDKFEHPNSYYHPVFGKAIIKKYRPNACEEALNNGSGVKFKEFVHYLLDSHRPVGMDIHWEKVSKLCYPCLINYDFVGKFETLEEDANYFLQLIGAPKELKFPNFKDRHSSDERTNAQVVRQYLKDLTRTERQLIYDFYDLDYLMFNYTTPFL; the protein is encoded by the coding sequence AACCTCAAGTTCCACATCACTGAGGATCccaagggaaaaaaggaaaatcttctgCTCAACTCTGAGAGGCCAATGAGGGTCTTAACAAAGACCAGCCACTCACAAGGAGAGGATCGAGTTTTGGGGAAGACCACAGGGCCACCAACAATTAAGCTGATTGCAAAACATCAAGGAACTAGGACTGTTTTCAAGAAGTTCAGTGAAATGAAGTGGCCATTGGACATACAccctttaaataaaagtttaatcaAAGACAACAAATGGAAGGAAACGGATGTGGCCCAAGAGAAACGCAGGTCTTTCCTTCAGGAGTCTTGCAAAAAATATGGCGGGGTGAGTCGTCCTCAATCACATCTTTTTCATATGGTGTCCAGGATCTATGTGGAAGATAAACACAAAATCTTATATTGTGAAGTACCCAAGGCTGGCTGCTCCAACTGGAAGAGAATTCTGATGGTGCTAAGTGGGTTGGCTTCCTCTGCGTACAACATCTCCCATGATGCTGTTCACTACGGGAAGCATTTGAAAAAACTAGATAGCTTTGACTTAAAAGGGATATATACTCGTTTGAATACCTACACCAAAGCTGTTTTTGTTCGTGATCCCATGGAAAGATTAGTGTCAGCATTTAGGGACAAATTTGAACACCCCAATAGCTATTACCATCCAGTATTTGGGAAGGCAATTATAAAGAAATATCGGCCAAATGCCTGTGAAGAAGCATTAAATAATGGATCTGGGGTCAAATTCAAAGAGTTCGTCCACTATTTGCTGGATTCCCACCGTCCAGTAGGAATGGACATTCACTGGGAAAAGGTCAGCAAACTCTGCTATCCATGTTTAATCAACTATGATTTTGTAGGGAAATTCGAAACTTTGGAAGAAGATGCCAATTACTTTTTGCAGCTGATTGGTGCTCCAAAAGAGCTGAAATTTCCAAACTTTAAGGATAGGCATTCTTCTGATGAAAGAACCAATGCTCAGGTCGTGAGACAATATTTAAAGGATCTGACTCGAACTGAGAGACAATTAATCTATGACTTTTATGACTTGGACTATTTGATGTTTAATTATACAACTCCATTTTTGTAG